In the genome of Acidimicrobiales bacterium, the window CACGGCCTGCGAGCCCCCGGCGCCCGCCCCGGCGCCCCGGCCCCCGCCCCCCGCCACCGCCCCGCCCCGGCCCACCCCGCCGGCCGGTACCCGGTCCGTGGTGGCCGATGTCGACACCTTCGCCGTCTCGGGCCAGCCCACCGCCACCCGGGGCGGCGACACCGTCCTGCGGGTCATGGACAGCCAGGGCAAGACGAAGATCGGCTACGTCTCGTTCCCGGTGGCCGACACGGGGGCCACCTTGGACGCCACCCTGGCCCTCACCCCCCGGCAGTCCCGCTTCGCCGTCCAGGTCCGCGCCACCGGGGCCTTCAGCGACACCACCACCTTCGCCACCCGGCCCGCCCTCGGCGGGGTGCTGGGCCAGGGCACCACCGTGGCCGGCCAGCGCCTTGCCATCCCCCTCCGGGGCGTCCCGGTGTCCGGCGGCCGCGTCCACCTGGCCCTCACCACCACCAGCCCGTACGAGCTGGAGGTCCTCTCCCGCGAGGGGGCCGCCGCCAGCGGCCCGGCCGCCGCCCCCGCCCTCGTCCTCGGCCCCACCACTCCTTCGCCCACCGCCCCGGCCACCCCCACCCGCCCCGGCTGGCGCCTCACCTTCGCCGACGAGTTCGACGGCACCGCGGTCGACACCACCAAGTGGAACGTCTACGACGAGGCCGAGGGCGGCCAGGTCGAGTCGCCCAAGGCCTCGACCTGCCCCCTGGCCCGCAACGTCAGCGTCCGGGACGGCATCCTGGTCATGCGGACCCAGGAGGCGAACGGGGCCTGCGCCGGCGGCCAGGCCCAGTC includes:
- a CDS encoding glycoside hydrolase family 16 protein codes for the protein MLHRRPHLRWSRRLPALVVLAALGTVATACEPPAPAPAPRPPPPATAPPRPTPPAGTRSVVADVDTFAVSGQPTATRGGDTVLRVMDSQGKTKIGYVSFPVADTGATLDATLALTPRQSRFAVQVRATGAFSDTTTFATRPALGGVLGQGTTVAGQRLAIPLRGVPVSGGRVHLALTTTSPYELEVLSREGAAASGPAAAPALVLGPTTPSPTAPATPTRPGWRLTFADEFDGTAVDTTKWNVYDEAEGGQVESPKASTCPLARNVSVRDGILVMRTQEANGACAGGQAQSGAGLNTWGTFSQAGGRFEVRGRWTHRGNYLWGGFWTHGVVGPGWTRDNASEIDVWEYIGKDAEPNISRFKPAIHYDYTCTCGSQSVPHPAYDVTAWATYAVEWEPTDPSDPTTMQIRFLVDDRPIAVFDRAGTWRVQPDGTRVLVAAGGWGNAKGPFPNPFGLDRPQQLVLSAWVGAHGVDAATVARGYQPAGGHADLEVDHVRVYQR